A single region of the Pseudorhodoplanes sp. genome encodes:
- a CDS encoding hemin uptake protein HemP produces MNADGRQDDRGITRNGIGANPDSRREVAIVDHRIDSRDLFVATREVTIAHGDDVYRLRLTAQNKLILTK; encoded by the coding sequence ATGAATGCTGATGGGCGACAAGATGATCGAGGTATTACCAGAAACGGGATCGGGGCTAATCCTGACTCGCGCCGCGAAGTTGCAATCGTTGATCATCGCATAGACAGCCGTGATCTGTTCGTCGCGACGCGCGAAGTGACGATTGCTCACGGCGACGACGTCTATCGCCTGCGGTTGACGGCGCAGAACAAGCTGATCCTCACAAAATGA
- a CDS encoding ABC transporter substrate-binding protein: MTQRTHIAQSACLRTAIGAVAALFISATADAAPVQVKDAQGRDITIENASRIISIGGAITEILYAMGLEDRIIGVDTSSIFPPRALKEKPNVDYMRQLSPEGVLGLGPTLVLANDGAGPKEAVAVLESAAVPFVRVPDHYTAKGIVERIRLLAAATGVPARGECLAKDVEANLSRLAVLRKTIGKPARVMFILSFTNGKPMVAGRNTAADGIITLAGGVNAITDFEGYKVISDEAVVAAGPEAILGMERADFRMTPSDVFEHAAFALTPAAERKSYISMDGLYLLGFGPRTAQAATDLAHALYPALAAEKPAADHSGVVSCRE, translated from the coding sequence ATGACGCAGCGGACCCACATTGCGCAAAGCGCATGTCTGCGGACTGCGATCGGAGCGGTGGCGGCGCTCTTCATATCTGCAACTGCGGACGCCGCGCCGGTTCAGGTGAAGGACGCCCAGGGGCGCGACATCACAATCGAGAATGCAAGCCGCATCATTTCCATCGGCGGCGCCATCACCGAAATCCTTTACGCGATGGGCCTCGAGGATCGGATCATCGGCGTCGATACCTCCAGCATCTTTCCGCCGCGGGCGCTGAAGGAAAAGCCGAATGTCGACTATATGCGGCAATTGTCGCCGGAAGGCGTGCTCGGGCTCGGGCCGACTCTCGTGCTTGCCAATGACGGCGCGGGTCCGAAGGAGGCGGTGGCGGTTCTTGAATCGGCTGCGGTTCCGTTCGTGCGCGTGCCGGATCATTACACAGCCAAGGGAATTGTCGAACGCATCCGCCTGCTGGCTGCGGCCACCGGCGTTCCCGCACGCGGCGAATGTCTTGCCAAAGACGTCGAGGCGAACCTGTCGCGTCTCGCCGTCTTGCGGAAAACCATCGGCAAGCCGGCCCGGGTGATGTTCATTCTCTCATTCACAAACGGCAAGCCCATGGTGGCGGGGCGCAACACAGCGGCCGACGGCATCATCACGCTCGCGGGCGGCGTGAACGCCATCACCGACTTCGAAGGCTACAAGGTGATCAGCGACGAAGCCGTGGTCGCGGCGGGGCCGGAGGCGATCCTCGGCATGGAGCGCGCCGATTTCAGGATGACGCCGTCGGACGTCTTCGAGCACGCCGCTTTTGCGCTGACGCCGGCCGCCGAACGCAAATCCTACATCTCGATGGACGGGCTTTATCTTCTGGGATTTGGTCCGCGCACGGCGCAGGCCGCGACCGATCTGGCACATGCGCTTTACCCGGCATTGGCTGCGGAAAAACCCGCGGCAGATCATTCCGGCGTCGTCTCCTGTCGCGAATGA
- a CDS encoding iron chelate uptake ABC transporter family permease subunit, whose product MTSVANAHARAGRAHRPAPALVFAFLVVLLIAVAVGSMTIGAAGIPLPRLLAAFGLGTGDAAAIARDEVVLWSIRFPRIALAGIVGALLAAGGATMQGLFRNPLADPALVGVSSGAALAAAITIVVGDRYVVGHLASVPFEILPFAAFCGALVTTMILYRIATRHNRTSIAIFLLGGLAIAALANAGIGLLVFLSDDRQLRDITFWMLGSLGGATWSKVATIFPFLIASIMAGWIICRGLDLLALGESEAFHSGIAVERLKRLSIVLIAAVTGAAVSVSGVIGFIGIVVPHLLRLVIGPGHRMLLPASMLLGASLMMGADSLARVLAAPAEIPIGIITAVIGSPFFLYLLLRQRSLVSL is encoded by the coding sequence ATGACCAGCGTCGCGAACGCACATGCGCGGGCAGGGCGGGCGCATCGGCCCGCTCCGGCTCTTGTCTTTGCGTTTCTGGTTGTGCTGCTGATCGCGGTCGCCGTCGGCTCCATGACCATCGGCGCGGCCGGGATCCCATTGCCGCGGCTGCTGGCGGCATTCGGGCTGGGAACCGGCGACGCGGCGGCGATCGCACGCGATGAGGTCGTCCTGTGGTCTATCCGCTTTCCGCGCATCGCCCTGGCCGGCATTGTCGGCGCCCTGCTGGCGGCGGGTGGCGCCACGATGCAGGGACTTTTCCGCAATCCCTTGGCCGATCCCGCGCTGGTCGGCGTATCGAGCGGAGCCGCGCTCGCGGCTGCCATCACCATCGTGGTCGGCGACAGATATGTTGTCGGCCACCTCGCTTCTGTTCCGTTTGAAATCCTGCCCTTCGCGGCCTTTTGCGGTGCGCTTGTCACCACAATGATCCTCTACCGCATCGCCACGCGCCATAACCGCACCTCGATTGCGATATTTCTGCTGGGTGGCCTCGCCATCGCGGCTTTGGCCAATGCGGGCATTGGCCTCCTCGTCTTCCTGTCGGATGACCGTCAACTGCGCGACATCACATTCTGGATGCTGGGCTCGCTCGGCGGCGCGACCTGGAGCAAGGTCGCGACGATCTTTCCGTTCCTGATCGCGTCCATCATGGCGGGATGGATCATCTGCCGCGGGCTCGATCTTCTGGCCCTGGGAGAATCGGAAGCGTTCCATTCCGGCATTGCCGTCGAACGCCTGAAGCGCCTGTCGATTGTCCTGATTGCCGCGGTGACCGGGGCGGCGGTCTCGGTGTCCGGTGTCATCGGCTTCATCGGGATCGTTGTGCCGCATCTGCTGCGCCTCGTCATCGGGCCCGGCCATCGCATGCTGCTGCCGGCCTCCATGCTGCTCGGCGCCAGCCTCATGATGGGCGCCGACAGCCTGGCGCGCGTTCTTGCGGCGCCCGCCGAGATTCCCATCGGGATCATCACCGCGGTGATCGGCTCGCCGTTCTTTCTGTATCTGCTGCTGCGGCAGCGCTCGCTGGTTTCGCTATGA
- a CDS encoding heme ABC transporter ATP-binding protein → MSAMLSASDILFRAGAATLLDKVSLSVESGETVALVGPNGAGKSTLLKILSGELVPERGEVLIKGRPTGAFHPRELAAHRVVLAQSITLTFPFTVEEIVRMGAGDRKTADVSRGVEEALHAVDLSACRHRIMTTLSGGEQQRAHFARILLQLTYGEAEHGPGILLLDEPTASLDLRHQLDLLKLARERAAKGTAVIAVLHDLNLATLFASRIVMLDRGRVAADGRAAETITDEWLERVFKVSTAVGRVPPSGIPFVLPHSIGGRSAAPRI, encoded by the coding sequence ATGAGCGCCATGCTGTCCGCATCCGACATTCTGTTCCGGGCCGGCGCGGCGACGCTGCTCGACAAGGTGTCGCTGTCGGTCGAGAGCGGCGAGACCGTCGCCCTGGTTGGGCCGAACGGCGCCGGCAAGTCGACATTGCTCAAGATATTGTCCGGCGAGCTGGTGCCGGAGCGCGGCGAGGTCCTGATCAAGGGGCGGCCCACCGGCGCGTTTCATCCGCGCGAATTGGCGGCGCATCGGGTCGTCCTGGCGCAAAGCATCACGCTGACATTTCCGTTCACGGTCGAGGAAATCGTGCGCATGGGCGCCGGCGACCGCAAGACGGCGGATGTGTCGCGCGGCGTGGAAGAGGCGCTGCACGCTGTGGATCTTAGCGCCTGTCGCCACCGCATCATGACCACGCTCTCCGGCGGCGAGCAGCAGCGCGCGCATTTCGCGCGCATCCTCCTGCAATTGACATACGGTGAGGCGGAGCACGGACCCGGCATCCTGCTGCTGGACGAGCCGACCGCAAGCCTTGATCTGCGCCATCAGCTCGACCTGCTGAAGCTGGCGCGGGAACGAGCCGCGAAGGGCACGGCCGTCATTGCCGTTCTGCACGATCTCAACCTGGCGACGCTGTTTGCCAGCCGCATCGTGATGCTCGATCGCGGGCGCGTCGCCGCCGACGGACGAGCGGCGGAGACCATCACCGACGAATGGCTGGAGCGTGTGTTCAAGGTGTCGACGGCGGTCGGCCGCGTGCCGCCGTCCGGCATTCCCTTTGTCCTGCCGCATTCGATCGGCGGCCGATCCGCCGCACCGCGCATCTGA